Within Fusobacterium gonidiaformans ATCC 25563, the genomic segment GAAAGGTAACTTTCCCTTTTTTGTTAATTATTTCTTTATATATTTTTGATATTTGCTTTTCGGTTTCTCAGGAAAAGTCATTCTTAACTTTCCTCCTTCTAATAAAGGTTGGATATAAAATTTCATAGTATGAGAACGATTTTTTAGTTTCAAAAAACTTTGAATTTCTTCTCTGCTTTTTGGAGCCTTACAAAATTCCAACACAGATTCCAATTTATCATGTATGGTATCATGTATGGTAGGTCCCATCGTTTGTGTTATTACCTCAGATAATGGAATTCTAGTACGAAAGATATCTCCTTCTTCAAAGATAGGAATACCTCCTGAATACAATTTAGTATATTTATAAGTATTCCCCCATAGAAATGTTCGTTTACTTATAAAACTCTTGGAAAATTTGATATAAAGAATAATGGTCTTGGATTCCTAGCAGTTCTCTTACAGAATGCATCGAAAGAATCGGATTCCCAATATCGACAGAAGGAATATCAAGTTGAGTTGTTGTAATCGGTCCTATGGTACTTCCACCTTTCATATCGGAACGATTATGGAAAAATTGATATTTCTGCTTTGCCTTTTGACAAATTCCTGTAAAAACTGCAATACTATGAGCATCTGAAGTGTAAGCTTGATTGGCTGCAATTTTAATTGCTACCCCTCCATTCAATACAGGTCTATTGGTCAAATCTTGCTTTTCTGTATAATTAGGATGTAGGGCATGAGCTTGATCGGAAGAAATCAAGAAAGAGTTTGCCAAGGCTCTCATAAATTCTTCTTCTCCTTTTCCTAAACTTAGTACAATTCTTCGTAAGGTGTTCTTTAAGAAAGGACTATTTGCCCCTTGCTTTGTCATACTTCCCACTTCTTCATTATCAGATACTAAAATGACATTACATGCTTTTGATTTTTTACTCGTTAATAAAGCTTCCAGACTGGCATGAGCCATTCCTAGATTGTCGATTCTTCCTGATTGTACAAACTCCTGTTTCATTCCAATAATTTTTGCCTTTTCTCTATCATAAACAAACAAATCCATTCCTAGAATATCTTCTATTTTCACAGCTAACAAGTCTGCAATTTTTCTTTGTAAAGCTCCCTCTACTTCCATTCCCTTTTCTAAGGTTGCTAAAAATGGTAAAGTATCTTTTTGAGCATTCCAAGAAGTTCCATCATTCACTCCACGATTCATGTGAATACATAAGTTAGGAATAGTCATAAAATCTTCTTGAATATTAACAAATAGAGATTTCGGATGAAAAGCATCCTTCCCTTTTACTGTTACTCGCCCTGCCAAAGACAAAGCTCTATCGAACCAAGTCGATAAAATCGGTCCTCCATACACTTCTGTATTTAGTTTTAAATATTTCCCTTCCACAGACATTTCCGGATTATGTTTCACTCGAAAACAAGGACTATCTGAATGAGAACCTATGATGTGGAAACCTTCTTTTTCTATCTCTCCACTTCCTATTTGAAAAGCTAAAATAGCACTATTATTCTTTGTCACATAATACTTCCCATTCTTTTTTAAATCCCAAGCATCCTGTTCTTGAAGTTCTTCATAACCTTTTGCCTGTAATCTCGCTTTCATTTCTTCCACAGCAAAAAAAGCACAAGGACTCTTATCTAAAAATTCCATTAAATCTTTTGCAAAACTGATTTCTTTTTTCATAGAACTATTTCCTCCTGTTTTTCTTTTTTCCATTATATCATAGAAAAAGGAAATAGAAAATGAGTTATAATTTAGTTTTAAGTGATGATGCAAAAAAACAATTAAAAAACCACCCAAAAATTTCTCTCGGGTGGTTTTCTTCTTTTCTTCTTTTTCCTATTTCAACAAAGCATTCATACTCTTAATAAATTCCGCTGGATTTTCCACAGCAAACCCTTCTAATAATCTTGCTTGGTTGTATAGCACAGACACTAAATTCTTTTTATCTTCTTCATTTTTTTCTTCTTGCAATCTTTGAATCAATGGATGTTCCGGATTCAAAGCCAAAACTTTTTCTGCCTTTACCTTTTCATTTCCCGGCATTTCCGATAAAACTTTTTCCATTTCTAAACTGATGGCTCCCTTAGAAAGCAAAGAAGAGGCTACATTTCCAATATTGGCACTAAAGTTTACCTCCGTAATTTTATCTCCTAAAATATCCTTTACTTCTGCTAGTAAATCTTTATGTTCTTCCGCCGCTTTTTTCGCTTCTTCCTGTTTTTCTTCACTTCCTTCTAACACAAAGTCAGAATCGCTAATAGATTTAAATTTCTTTCCTTCATATTCTTGTAAGACTCGAATCGTAAACTCGTCAATCTTATCTGTAAATAATAGCACTTCTTTTCCTTGTTCCTTCAAAGCTTCCATTTTTGGAAGGGATTTCATAGTAGTTAAGTCATCTCCGGCAACGTATAGAATTTCTTTTGCTTCTCCCATTCTATCCACATATTCTTTTAGACTAACATACTTGTCTTCCAAAGTGGATTGGAAAATCAATAAGTCTTGCAATTTTTCCTTGTTCATTCCGAACATATCTTGCACTCCAAATTTGATGTTCTTTCCGAATTCTTCCCACATTTTTACATAGGTTTCTCTATCATTCTTCCACAATTTTTTCAATTCTGTAATAATTTTCTTTTCTAAATTCTTAGAAATCACTTCTAATTCTTTGTTTTGTTGCAAAATTTCTCTTGATATATTTAAAGATAAAGAATCACAATCCACTAAACCGGATACAAAACTAAAATATTCCGGAATCAATTCTTCACACTTATCCATAATGAAGACATTTTTGGTATATAGTTGTAACCCTCGTTTAAAATTCTTGGTATAGAAATCAAAAGGAGCTTTTTGAGGGATATACAATAAAGCACTGTATTCCACATTTCCTTGCACTTTTAGTGGAAAGTGTAATAAAGGGTCTTGCCAATCATGGAAGTTGGATTTATAGAACTCTTTGTATTCTTCCTCTTTTACTTCTGACTTTGCCTTCTTCCAAATCGGTTGACTTGAATTTAAAGTGTCTTCTCCCATTTTAATTTGATATCGAATATAGTCAGAATATTTTTTTACCAATTCTTTGATTTTCCATTCTTCTAAAAATTGGTCGAATTCTTCTCCCTCTTTTACATGTAAAGTAATTTTGCTTCCTCGGTTTTCCTTTTCAATTTCTTCCACTTCATAGGCACCATCTCCCTTAGAACTCCATTTTACTCCTGTTTCTCCATAAGGGGATTTTGTTTCCAAAGTAACTTCATCCGCTACAATAAACGCAGAGTAGAATCCTACCCCAAATTGTCCTATGATATCCACTTCACTCTTTTGAGCTGCTTCCAATTTTTCTCGAAAAGCCTTTGAACCGGATTTTGCAATCGTTCCTATATTTTCATTAACTTCTTCATAAGTCATACCAATTCCATTGTCTTCAATGCTAATTTCTCGTTTCTCTTTATCCATAGAAAGATGAATTTCCAAAGCATCTCCCCGTTCTAAACTGTCATCTGTCAAAGATTGAAATTTAAATTTATCCAAAGCATCACTCGCATTGGAAATCAATTCTCTTAAGAAAATTTCTTGATTTGTGTAAATAGAATGAATCATTAAATGTAACAATTCTTTTGTTTCTGCTTGAAATATTTTTTCCTCTTTTCTCATTATTTTCTCCTCCTTTTAGCACTCTTATAACACATTGGCTAACAAATTTATTTTATCACAATTTCAAAACATGTCAAGCCTTGAATTATTTTTTTATCCTTTTTCATAAGAAATAATATAAAAAGGGACTATCAAGTCCCTTTTCTTCTAAATTCTATAATTGAATTCCTTTTTTATCTAACATGGTATGAATTCTCTTGATTGCTCTTTCTTTTCCGATAACATATAACACGTTATAAAGATCTGCTCCTCTCGCTTGTCCTGTCATCACAGCTCGAAGTGGCATAAATACTTTTCCTGGTCCTTCTTGCAACTCATCCAATAAAGAATGTAATAAATCCTTTGCTTCCTCCGCAGTAAATTGTTCTTGTTTCCAAGCATTCAATTTTTCTAAGAAAAGAGCAATTGATTTCTTTCCTACTTCATCTTCTAAAGAAGCATGTAATTTTTCTACTGATTTTCTTTCTTTCTTGTTCATATCTTCTGTCACTACCGGTAATTCGTATTCGTCTTCAAAGAAGGTTTTTGACTCTTGTGCTAATTGCTTTAATGTTTGAGCACTTTCTCTTTGAATTGCTACAATTTTTTTATAAGTTTCAAAGTTTGCTATGTATCCTTCTCTTTCAAAGAAAGGTACTGCTAATTTTGTCAATTCTTCTAAATCTTTTAAACGCATTTGATGATTGTTTACCCAACCTAATTTTACCAAGTCAAAAACAGGTCCTCCCAAAGACACTTTATCAATATTAAAGTTATCAATAAATTCTTGTAAGGAGAAGATTTCTTGATTTTCTCCATAAGAGTATCCCATTAACCCTAAGAAGTTAATAATTCCTTCTTTGATATATCCTTCTTCTTTGTACCAAATCAAAGAAACCGGATTTTTTCTCTTGGAAATTTTTGTTCTATCACTATTTCGAAGTAATGGCATATGAATAAATTCCGGAGCTTCCCATCCAAAAGCTTTGTATAATTGAATATGCTTTGGAGTCGATGGAATCCATTCTTCTGCTCGAATGACATGAGTAATTCCCATCAAATGATCATCCACCACATTTGCCAAATGGTAAGTTGGGAAGCCATCTGCTTTCAACAATACTTGGTCATCAATTTTGTTATTTTCAAAAACAATATCTCCTCGAAGTCTATCATGAATCACTGTTTCCCCTTCATAAGGCATCTTCAAACGAATCACATAAGGTTCTCCTGCTGCTAATTTCGCTTCAATTTCTTCCTTTGTCAAAGAACGACAGTGACCATCATATCCTGGAGCTTTTCCCATCGCTTTTTGTCTTTCTCGTAAATTATCTAAACGATCTGAAGTACAGAAACAATAGTAAGCTCCACCTTTTTCTACTAATTCTTTTGCATATTTTACATATAAATCAAAACGTTCTGATTGTCGATAAGAACCATAATCCCCACCTACATCCGGACCTTCTGCATAATCCAAACCTAACCAATGCAACGCATCAAAGATCATTTGTTCTGATCCTTCTGTATATCTATTTTGATCGGTGTCCTCGATTCTTAAAATAAAATCTCCACCATTATGATTCGCAAATGCCAAATTAAACAAAGCAATATATGCAGTTCCTACATGTGGATCTCCTGTAGGAGAAGGAGCAATTCTTGTTCTAATTTTCTTTTCCATTTCCCTCATCCTTTCCTGATTTTTAGATTTATATTCTATTCTATCATAATTTTTGATATTTTTATATACTTTTTTCAATTTTTGTTCACAAAAAATGGAAAAAATTTGACATCATTCGCAAGAAACGATATGATAAGAGCAACTGGATTACAAAATTACAAGGAGGACATATGACAATAGAGAAATTTGAAATCTATTCAGAAAAAAAGAAACTACACGGAAGAAAATATTTAGCAAATGTAGAAAAGAGAAAAAAGAAAACTATCTTAATGTGCCATGGTTTTGCCGGAATTCAAGACTTATTTTTTCCAGCTTATGCTGAAAAATTTGTGGAAGAAGGTTTTGATGTCATTACTTTTGATTATAATGGTTTTGGAGAAAGCGAAGGAACAACAGAGATTGTTCCAAATCATCAAATACAAGATATATTAAATATCATTCTATATATAAAAAGAGACGAAATACTCCAAGAAAATAAGTTATTCCTTTGGGGAACTTCCCTAGGTGGACTTTATGTTCTAAAAGTAGCAACTCTTAGCAAAGAAATTGCAGGACTTTATGCACAGATTACCTTTGCAAATGGTCTAAGAAACAATACTCTTGGCTTAGATGAAGAAGGAGTCCAAAAATATATCAACCAAATTGAAAATATCAAATACAAGGAAATTAAAGACAATAAAGTATTATTACTTCCTTTAAAAAGATTGCTATCCGATGAGCAAAGCAAGGCATTTTTGGAAGACTATAAAGATATTTTTCCGGAACTGATGGCAACGAAATTATCCTTGTCTACCATTAAACAAATCAACGAACTTTGTATTGATAACGACTTAGCAATGATTCAAGTCCCTGTATTACTTGGAAAAGCAATGCAAGATAAGGTAAATTCTCCTATGGAAATGAACTTTATCTATGAGCATTTACAATCGGATAAAAAATTATTGGAACTTGATTGTGGACATTATGAAATTTATGTAGGAGAGGCTTTTGAAAAAGCCATCCAAGAACAAATTTCATGGTTTGAGAAAATATAACAGACACGAATAAAAAACTGCAGCTTAAGTAAGAACTCAAACTGCAGTTTTTCTATTTTTTCTTATTCCAACGTAGGTAGCCATTCATAAAATCATCCAAGTCACCGTCCATAACAGCTTTGATATTTCCGATTTCCACTCCTGTTCTATGATCTTTTACCATAGTATAGGGTTGGAACACATAGGAACGAATTTGGCTTCCCCAACCTATTTCACTTTGCTCTCCTTGAATTTTTTTCATTTCTTCTTCTTTTTTCTTCAACTCTATTTCTAAGAGTTTAGATTTTAACATCTTCATCGCAGTCTCTCGGTTACTTAACTGAGACCGTTCTTTTTGACAAGTCACAACAATCCCTGTTGGAAAATGAGTAATCCGAACAGCCGAATCTGTCATATTGACATGTTGCCCTCCTGCTCCACTCGCTCTATAAGTATCAATCCGAATATCAGAAGCTTCTATTTCCACTTCCACGCTTTCATCTACTTCCGGAACGACTTCCACAGAAGCAAAGGAAGTATGTCGTTTTTTATTCGCATCAAAAGGAGAAATCCGTACCAAACGATGAATTCCTTTTTCACATTTCAAATAACCATAAGCATGATAACCCGATACTAAAAATGTAATGGATTTAATTCCAACAGAATCTCCTGGCATAAAATCCATTTCTTCTACCTTATATTTTTTATCATTGCACCATCTCGTGTACATACGATATAGCATATCTGCCCAATCGCAAGCTTCCGTTCCCCCTGCTCCCGAATGAATGGTTACAATGGCATTATTCCCATCGTATTCCCCATCTAATAACAGACTCGTAGAAAAACTTTCCATGTCTTTTAACAACTGCTTATGTTTTTCTTCCAACTCTATTTGAGACATCTCGTCTCCGGCTTCTACAAACTCAATCAAAACTTCTTCTTCTTCCATTTCTTCTACTAAAGATTGAAAAGACGCAAGCAGAGCTTTTTCTTCATTCATCGTTTTGATGACAGCAGAAGAGCTTCTCTTATCATTCCAAAAACCTTCCTCCATTGTTTGAGCTTCTAAATTTGCAATTTTCTCCTGTCTTTTTTCTAAGTCAAAGAGACCTCCTGATGTCTTCTAATTGTTCTCGCAAATCCGCATATTCTCTTTTACATTCTAAAATATCCATAGTCACTCCTTATTTATTTAAAAACCATTCTACTTTTTCTAAATCCATAAAATGATATATTTGCCCATCTATTTTTACATTCGGTCCTTTCTTACATTGTCCGAAGCATCTTACTTCTTCCAAAATAATGTCCTCTCTTTTCGATAAGGCCTCCCACATCTTTTGATTTTTTTTCCCACAGGTCATTCCTCGACATACAATCACTTTCTTTTTTTCCATTCTATCCTCTCACTCTTCCCAAATCGCAGTAGCTACTGCATATTCTTTACAATGAGATAAAGAGATATGCCAATTATTTTGTGCTATCCCATATAAATATACCAAAGGTTTTCCCAAATCATCATGTAATATCTCAATATCTGTAAAGGAAATTCCTCGAAATCCTGTTCCCATTGCTTTGACAATTGCTTCTTTAGCTGAAAATATAGCTGCGTAGCTTTCCATTTTTTCTCCACGAGCTTTTTGTTCTTCCTGCTCTTTTTCAGTAAATACTTTTTGAAGAAACTGTATCTTTTTCATTGCTTTTTCTATTCTGGAAATTTCAATAATATCTGTTCCAATCCCTCGAATCATAACATTCCATAAGCCTTTCTGGTATTTTGATTAGTCACTTCCACTACTTCTTCATAAGAAATTCCTTTAAGCTCCGCTATCTTCATAGCCACTTCCTTCGTATAAATCGGCTCATTTCTTTGCCCCCGATAAGGAGTCGGAGCCATATAAGGACAATCCGTTTCTAAAATTAAATGTTCTAAAGGAATTTCTTTTACCACTTCCACTAATTTTTTTGCATTTTTAAAAGTTAAGACCCCTCCAATTCCTAAATAGAACCTATCTATCATTTGTTTTGCTGTCTCCACAGAGCCCGGATAACAGTGTAAAATTCCTTTTATGGTTGGAAATTCTTTTAAAATCTTCACAGTATCTTCCATGGCTTCTCGTGTATGAATGACCACAGGTTTCCCAAGTCTCTCTGCTAAAGCTAATTGTTTTCGAAAAATCTCTTGTTGCTCTTCTTTGCTTTTGACCATCCAATGATAGTCCAAACCAATTTCTCCAATTGCTAAAACTTTCTCTTCTTTTGCCATTCTTTCGAATATCTTCTCTAATTCTTCTGTATACTCCTCTTCTTCTGCAGGATGTAACCCAACCGTTGCATAGATAAAAGGATATTTTCTAGCATAATCCAAAGAAATTTGACTACTTTCCAAATCATAACCAATATTTACCACAAAATCCATTTCTTCTTGAATTCTTTGCAAAACTTCTTCTCTATCTACATCAAAACGTTCATCATTTAAATGAACATGGGAATCAATTCTCTTCATGTTTAAAATCTTCCTCTCTAAATTCATAGTGTTTTCCACAAAAATGACATTCCGCTTCCAGTTTTCCATCTTCTTGTAAAATTTTATCAATTTCTTCTTTTCCTAAGGTAATCAAAGCTCGATAAAATTTATCTCGATCACAGTTACAATGATATTGTATTTCTTTTTCTTCCAAAATTTCATACTCTTCGACTACTCTTTTTTCCTCAGAATTCATATCATCGTATAAAAGAGCTATGATATCTTCTAAATCCATTCCACCATGAAATAATTCATCAATGCTACGAATAGCTCCTACCTTCTGTTCCAAAGCTTCTAAAAAACTTTCTTCTGCATTCGGTAACAATTGCATCATATATCCGCCGGCTTTTTCTACGGTGTGCTCATCTCGAAATAAAACGGTGAAAGCAATGACCGTTGGAATTTGCTCCGAAGTATAAAAATATCCGGATAAATCATAGGCCAATCCATGGGAACTCATTTGACAAAATCCGATGTAAGGATCCTTCAAGCCAAAATCTTTAATGACTTTTAACATTCCCTCTCCCAATAAAGGAGTATCGCTCACATCGGGAGTATTATTTGACAAATATCCTTTCACATTTCCATTGGAATCGGCGGTGACTAAAATATTTTTAATTTGTCCGTTCGTATCTGTTCTTAAGGTTAAAATATCTTCCCCTTTCAAAGAATTTCCCATCAAAGAAGCGACCGTCAATAATCTCCCAAAACTATCCGCTGCTAAGAGATTGCAATGATGAATCTCCATAGCCTCTTGTACAATATCTGTTGTATCTACTGCAACAAATCTTGCATTTTTACTCAATCCTCGTATTACTCTTCCCATACTCTTCTCCTCTATTTGCTATAACGAAATAAATCTTTATATTTCTCATATTGTTTTTTTGTAATTATTTTTTTCAGTATAATATTATTGGAAATTCTTCCCTCTTTTTCTCGATATTTTTCTATCGCTTTGATTTCTTTTTTCGAGAAACCATAATAGCTTAATATTTTTTTATCAGCCCGATTGATAAACAGAGGATTTCTGTTTTTCTTTGTTCCTATTTCCAATCTCTTCGATAATTTATGGTAAGTTGCCTCTCCAATTCCCTTAATATTTTTCAGTTCTTCCAAATGTTCAAAAGCACCTACTGCATTTCGATATTCTAAAATTCCATCCGTATAACGGCTAGCAATTCCTGCTGCTAAAAATTCTCCCTTATTCGCTATGTTAATATCTACTTTTCCTTTTTGATTTTCCTTCATATTTCCTTGACTCATGATTATTTTGACTTCTTTTTCCGCAAAACTATATTTTGTCAAAAAGAAGAAAGAAAAACAAAGAAAAAATACTCCTATCTCTTTTCTATACTTCATTTTTTTCCTTTCGATATTTTTCAAACAATGCAAATTTTTGTTTTTGTCTTTCTTCCATTTCTCGAATGTATAAAGCAGGATCCTTTGGATTTACAAAACGTTCAATATAGTCATGCCCATTTTCTTCTTCCACGACAACTTTACTGATACCTCCTCCACCGAGAGCAATGGTATTTTGATTTTCCTCTATCATTTCCATGTTAAAAATAGACTCCATTCCTATTTTTGCATAGCCTATATTTTCTCCCCAATCCAACATATTCTTTTGTCGATATAAATAGTAGGGTTCTAACTTCTTTTCTCGCATAAGAGAAGAAATTTTCTCCTCAATCTTCTTCCTATCGATTTCTTCTCTCTCTTGACTTCCTTTGGCAAGTTTAGAAGCTCTTTTAAATGCCAAAGAATGAATGGTAATATTTTCCACGTCAAATTGCTTCAACTGTTCTAAAGTATCCAAAATATCCTCTGTCGTTTCTTCCGGTAAGCCTAAAATAAAATCCATATTGAGAATAAATCCCAATCTCTTACAATCTTCATAGACTTCTTCAAAATGTCTTCGATTAAATTTACGATGGACTCTCGCTAGAGTTTTTTCTTGAAAGGTCTGAGGATTTAAACTGACTCTATCCACTCCATATTTTTTTAAAATTTCCAATTTTTTTAAAGTAATACTGTCTTCTCTTCCCGCTTCAAAGGTAAATTCTCTCACGAAAGAAAAATCAATTTCTTCCCGAAACACTTTTAAAATTCTTTCCAAATCTTCTTCTGTTAGAGTACTCGGTGTTCCACCTCCAAAGTAAACAGATTCAATTTGTTGAGGCTGCTTTCGTAACTGCTCTCCTGTGAAACGAATTTCTTTTTCTAAAGTATTTACAAATTCTTTATAATATCGTCCCACTCCCCCTGAAATTTCATAGGAAGCAAAAGAACAATAACTACACTTTGTCGGACAAAAGGGAATACCTACATAAAGATTGGAAGCTCCTCGATGTAAAAATGTTTCTTCTTTTTTTACAATGTCGACCAATATCTTTGCCTTTTCTTTTTTTACCAAATAAAAATGTTCCAAATGCTCTAATACTTCTTTATAGGAAAAACCCTCTTTCAAAAATCGCCTAACAATTTTACTCGGTCGAACTCCCATCAGTCCTCCCCAAACATAATCTTTTTGATAAGCTTTTAATAGAGCTAATTTTACCATCGTTTGCTTTTGATCATCCACTGCCTTGCCTAAATCAGGATAACAAAATTCTACTTCTTTTCCAGCTATTTGAATTTTGACTCCGTCCGGAATTTCTTCTATCTTTAATTCTTCCTCCAAAGCTTCCGGAAGCATCACACGCATAAATTCTTCAATACTTCTTTTATTCAATCTTAAATCCTTTCCAATTTTCCTTTTCTGATCCAATTTTCTCGACTCTGTTCTTTACTACACATTCCCTGAGAGGCAGAGCTTTCTAACACAGAAGGAAGCTGAACTTCTCTTCCGGAAGAAATCATGTTGGCAACTGCCTTTGTATTTTTTAAGAGCTCAAATATAGGAACTCTTCCTCCTTCTTTTCCTTTGACTAACTCTTGAGCAATGGTCCATCGCAAAGAGCTGGATAGCCTTTGACGAATTTCCTCTTGCTTTTCCTTGGAAGAAAAAGAAATCATTTTATGAATGGTTTCCACACAGTTCCCTGTATGTAAAGTACTAAAAACTAGATGCCCACTCTCTGCAAAAGAAAGAGCGGTATATAAACTTTGTAAGTCTCGAATTTCTCCAATCAATAAAATATCAGGATCTTGACGAAGAGCTGCCTTCATAGCTGTCTCAAAACTCTCACTATCCCTTCCTATCTCTCTCTGGAAAAAAAGACTTTTCTTCTCTTGGTAATAGAATTCAATCGGGTCTTCTAAACAAATAATCTTCTT encodes:
- a CDS encoding Fic family protein, coding for MYSGGIPIFEEGDIFRTRIPLSEVITQTMGPTIHDTIHDKLESVLEFCKAPKSREEIQSFLKLKNRSHTMKFYIQPLLEGGKLRMTFPEKPKSKYQKYIKK
- a CDS encoding M18 family aminopeptidase, giving the protein MKKEISFAKDLMEFLDKSPCAFFAVEEMKARLQAKGYEELQEQDAWDLKKNGKYYVTKNNSAILAFQIGSGEIEKEGFHIIGSHSDSPCFRVKHNPEMSVEGKYLKLNTEVYGGPILSTWFDRALSLAGRVTVKGKDAFHPKSLFVNIQEDFMTIPNLCIHMNRGVNDGTSWNAQKDTLPFLATLEKGMEVEGALQRKIADLLAVKIEDILGMDLFVYDREKAKIIGMKQEFVQSGRIDNLGMAHASLEALLTSKKSKACNVILVSDNEEVGSMTKQGANSPFLKNTLRRIVLSLGKGEEEFMRALANSFLISSDQAHALHPNYTEKQDLTNRPVLNGGVAIKIAANQAYTSDAHSIAVFTGICQKAKQKYQFFHNRSDMKGGSTIGPITTTQLDIPSVDIGNPILSMHSVRELLGIQDHYSLYQIFQEFYK
- the htpG gene encoding molecular chaperone HtpG, with translation MRKEEKIFQAETKELLHLMIHSIYTNQEIFLRELISNASDALDKFKFQSLTDDSLERGDALEIHLSMDKEKREISIEDNGIGMTYEEVNENIGTIAKSGSKAFREKLEAAQKSEVDIIGQFGVGFYSAFIVADEVTLETKSPYGETGVKWSSKGDGAYEVEEIEKENRGSKITLHVKEGEEFDQFLEEWKIKELVKKYSDYIRYQIKMGEDTLNSSQPIWKKAKSEVKEEEYKEFYKSNFHDWQDPLLHFPLKVQGNVEYSALLYIPQKAPFDFYTKNFKRGLQLYTKNVFIMDKCEELIPEYFSFVSGLVDCDSLSLNISREILQQNKELEVISKNLEKKIITELKKLWKNDRETYVKMWEEFGKNIKFGVQDMFGMNKEKLQDLLIFQSTLEDKYVSLKEYVDRMGEAKEILYVAGDDLTTMKSLPKMEALKEQGKEVLLFTDKIDEFTIRVLQEYEGKKFKSISDSDFVLEGSEEKQEEAKKAAEEHKDLLAEVKDILGDKITEVNFSANIGNVASSLLSKGAISLEMEKVLSEMPGNEKVKAEKVLALNPEHPLIQRLQEEKNEEDKKNLVSVLYNQARLLEGFAVENPAEFIKSMNALLK
- the gltX gene encoding glutamate--tRNA ligase; the encoded protein is MEKKIRTRIAPSPTGDPHVGTAYIALFNLAFANHNGGDFILRIEDTDQNRYTEGSEQMIFDALHWLGLDYAEGPDVGGDYGSYRQSERFDLYVKYAKELVEKGGAYYCFCTSDRLDNLRERQKAMGKAPGYDGHCRSLTKEEIEAKLAAGEPYVIRLKMPYEGETVIHDRLRGDIVFENNKIDDQVLLKADGFPTYHLANVVDDHLMGITHVIRAEEWIPSTPKHIQLYKAFGWEAPEFIHMPLLRNSDRTKISKRKNPVSLIWYKEEGYIKEGIINFLGLMGYSYGENQEIFSLQEFIDNFNIDKVSLGGPVFDLVKLGWVNNHQMRLKDLEELTKLAVPFFEREGYIANFETYKKIVAIQRESAQTLKQLAQESKTFFEDEYELPVVTEDMNKKERKSVEKLHASLEDEVGKKSIALFLEKLNAWKQEQFTAEEAKDLLHSLLDELQEGPGKVFMPLRAVMTGQARGADLYNVLYVIGKERAIKRIHTMLDKKGIQL
- a CDS encoding alpha/beta fold hydrolase; translation: MTIEKFEIYSEKKKLHGRKYLANVEKRKKKTILMCHGFAGIQDLFFPAYAEKFVEEGFDVITFDYNGFGESEGTTEIVPNHQIQDILNIILYIKRDEILQENKLFLWGTSLGGLYVLKVATLSKEIAGLYAQITFANGLRNNTLGLDEEGVQKYINQIENIKYKEIKDNKVLLLPLKRLLSDEQSKAFLEDYKDIFPELMATKLSLSTIKQINELCIDNDLAMIQVPVLLGKAMQDKVNSPMEMNFIYEHLQSDKKLLELDCGHYEIYVGEAFEKAIQEQISWFEKI
- the prfB gene encoding peptide chain release factor 2 (programmed frameshift), with amino-acid sequence MDILECKREYADLREQLEDIRRSLDLEKRQEKIANLEAQTMEEGFWNDKRSSSAVIKTMNEEKALLASFQSLVEEMEEEEVLIEFVEAGDEMSQIELEEKHKQLLKDMESFSTSLLLDGEYDGNNAIVTIHSGAGGTEACDWADMLYRMYTRWCNDKKYKVEEMDFMPGDSVGIKSITFLVSGYHAYGYLKCEKGIHRLVRISPFDANKKRHTSFASVEVVPEVDESVEVEIEASDIRIDTYRASGAGGQHVNMTDSAVRITHFPTGIVVTCQKERSQLSNRETAMKMLKSKLLEIELKKKEEEMKKIQGEQSEIGWGSQIRSYVFQPYTMVKDHRTGVEIGNIKAVMDGDLDDFMNGYLRWNKKK
- a CDS encoding (2Fe-2S) ferredoxin domain-containing protein — encoded protein: MEKKKVIVCRGMTCGKKNQKMWEALSKREDIILEEVRCFGQCKKGPNVKIDGQIYHFMDLEKVEWFLNK
- the acpS gene encoding holo-ACP synthase, whose protein sequence is MIRGIGTDIIEISRIEKAMKKIQFLQKVFTEKEQEEQKARGEKMESYAAIFSAKEAIVKAMGTGFRGISFTDIEILHDDLGKPLVYLYGIAQNNWHISLSHCKEYAVATAIWEE
- a CDS encoding TatD family hydrolase, with the translated sequence MKRIDSHVHLNDERFDVDREEVLQRIQEEMDFVVNIGYDLESSQISLDYARKYPFIYATVGLHPAEEEEYTEELEKIFERMAKEEKVLAIGEIGLDYHWMVKSKEEQQEIFRKQLALAERLGKPVVIHTREAMEDTVKILKEFPTIKGILHCYPGSVETAKQMIDRFYLGIGGVLTFKNAKKLVEVVKEIPLEHLILETDCPYMAPTPYRGQRNEPIYTKEVAMKIAELKGISYEEVVEVTNQNTRKAYGML
- a CDS encoding Hsp33 family molecular chaperone HslO, coding for MGRVIRGLSKNARFVAVDTTDIVQEAMEIHHCNLLAADSFGRLLTVASLMGNSLKGEDILTLRTDTNGQIKNILVTADSNGNVKGYLSNNTPDVSDTPLLGEGMLKVIKDFGLKDPYIGFCQMSSHGLAYDLSGYFYTSEQIPTVIAFTVLFRDEHTVEKAGGYMMQLLPNAEESFLEALEQKVGAIRSIDELFHGGMDLEDIIALLYDDMNSEEKRVVEEYEILEEKEIQYHCNCDRDKFYRALITLGKEEIDKILQEDGKLEAECHFCGKHYEFREEDFKHEEN
- a CDS encoding ComEA family DNA-binding protein; the encoded protein is MKYRKEIGVFFLCFSFFFLTKYSFAEKEVKIIMSQGNMKENQKGKVDINIANKGEFLAAGIASRYTDGILEYRNAVGAFEHLEELKNIKGIGEATYHKLSKRLEIGTKKNRNPLFINRADKKILSYYGFSKKEIKAIEKYREKEGRISNNIILKKIITKKQYEKYKDLFRYSK